AAGGAACTTAATAATCGATCATAAAAACagtctcataaattttaaatgttgttCCATTATTATATTACTATCAACACACGATTATTACGCTTTGTAGCGTTACTTcacataatcataataaataaactaaagaCTCTCCATCCGCGCACGGCTGttgttttgtgtgttaaaATTATGCCGTTTtgttgataataattattatgcaaTTTTGCTTGCGGTCCATTATCGTCGTTATTATGAtgtgtttttgattttattgtgATGACGATGCTTCTTCCCGCTCTCGGTCTAGCAagcaagataaaaataaagtaattttaccttttttttttcttaatataaatgtctataaaaaagtaattggaggaaaattttaattggaatatTTTATGGGGTATGTAAGTGGTTAAAATTAAGTAGTTTAGAGGTAAATTTGCcgttaaaaaatcaagaaatttacGTAATTCAGGAAGTGTTTATGCGAAAAATAAGTGCcattaataaatcaattttattttaattttttaaacatttttggacaaaattgcataaaattaaattatgtcgaaatatttatattttttaattaataaataaccttcttaaaaatttgtaaaataaaaaatgtaaaaaaaaataaaaattagggatacttaaaaataattaaaattgagaaaaattgaatttaattgtctatattaattcatttaaattaaattactttgtagatagacagaaaaaaaaaactttaatttttttaaattatttttttttcactttatatttttatttatgaatttttattttttaattttgttttaatttaaaataacttaaaattgcctttttataatttttaatttaatttaattaatttatttaattttttttaattttaattttatttaaatcttttaaataattttttagataagcaataaacaaattttggtaaataaatttggatcccgagaaaaaaagagaacaaaaattaaattaaaacattttttaaaaaattttctcaaaaaagttaaaaattcttaatgaaaaatttaatcattttaaatattttatttttttaaatatttaatatttttttataatttttttaattttaaatatctaaattttgatatcttttcctcctttttgaTTAAGTTTTATCTCGTTtactttcagaaaaaaattatacagaaaaaattaagcaaaagttCAAGATGCGAATTTCTGTTCTAACTGCTGTTACAAaagcattaaatttaaactacaAATTAACAAACATGGACAATTTATCATTGTCGTCCATGTCACATGGCACACAAAGAATGTAAATCATCGTTAACATAATTTGTGTTGCACACgaatttacaaaacaaattaCGGAAGATAGAGAGATAAGTACCGGCTTTCTTGctattttgtgatatttactGGAATGCGAAATccaaggtaagaaatttatttattattattctaaaaCCACGCATTTTTGTCGGAACcttgtttgaaatatttttgtgcttGCAATGAAGAATATTTTGAGCTTTAAGAAAATGCCCAGAATTTATTCATAtcttaaataacaataaatggtCACCCACTTCTATCGGATCACGATTTATCTTGTTACCGAATGGATTATCACTTTTGTTGCAATTTATGCCAGGCAACTATGAATGAATAAGTAAGTAAATCTCCTACGCACAACATGCtccaattttatgataataataatatcttcGAGACACAATCGTTGCAGatgttataattattttacaagcTCTTCGAGCTCTTCTTGTTGTTATTGCAAAAACAAATATCCGAGAAATGCTATGTAAGTCTCACCTCACCACATCTCATCTCGGATTTAAGAAAAActcttgtttatttaaagaatCTTCTTGTCTCCTTCACAAGTCCAGCACAAACATGAGAATTAATGATTATACCAAACAATGTTGTTGGGTGTAAGAAGATGAGATCAGGTTGAAAACGACGtccttattatattttatgtatttgttggtcggttttgtttgtttatcttgAGAGCTACGATACAAAAACAGCAAAGACGTTGTTCACATCTGGCGTCCCTCTTCAGCATTCCCTCACATGAGTTCTCtacattcattttaaattgcatCAGATGCAATTTTCTTCAACGTTCAACCCCttatgttgttatttttttttttgtgttttcttcAAAGTCTTGCGTttactgtaaaaaattaatgttttgaaatttaaaaattatttttttaatcgaaaatttgataaaaattatttttttcgttattttttacaaacatttttggagtaaattttttttttttttgtaatttaatattttttttttgagattttatcaaaaatttgactgcaaattttccaaagaattattttttttcttttcaaataaaagtaagataaaagatacaaaattattttaataaaaaatttaattaaatctctaaaaatgaactttttttaaattaaaaaattttttttagctacaagttttttttttttaaatttttttaacaaaaatttaacaaatttttttatcaaacacattttgttaaaatttttttttagatatttgtaTCCtcggatttttaataaattatgctTGAAGATGCTaaacttgataaattttttttgaaaaatcttcaatattgtttttgttaccaaatttattttttaaattttatgaaaaattttgaaaataatttttcatacaaattttttaatttttttttagctttgttttagtttaaattattgtatttcaaaacattttttttattatttcaaacgaaaaaaaaactttgaatatcaaaacattatgtttttttagtgtttcgctattttgatattttgagcgAAACaccaatttttcacatattctAGAGACAAATGACGGTCATACGAGTCGAGTAAAGAGTAATAATAACAGCAGTCTCGGTGTGTTAAAGTGTAAACATTTAATAGATGTGCGAGGATATCTCACTGTACATTCGTGTAAACACACAAAATCGTTATTATCTTGCTTGGTTGGTCATCCGAAATGAAGATGTTTGTACATtagataaataacaaaaatatcctgttggaagaaaaaaacatcttcAATGCAATTGTTTACGATTGAAAACTTTTCTGGAAGGGCAAGAAATGTGCAAGAAAACTCGAGCAACGAACAAATGACGAATATCCAAGTAAATTGTGTTATtctaacaaacaaataaaatgctCCTTCTGCAGTTCTGCATTTATCTTGTGACGGCTGCTTGTTTTCCTTGgcaaagagaaaatttcacaAGCAACAATAAAAGGTTGAAAAATTGTACCTTGGCCTTCCTTTCATCAACGTGTCGTCTGCAATGTCGCctaatgacaaaaaactgcaccaaggcaaaaaaaaaaggaaaggtGTAAAGATTTGTAAGACATGACTAAAAACACGTGCATTTGAGACATTTATTAGTTTGGAGAAAAGAAACCAAAGAAAGACAGacagaaaaagagagagagagtgaaTGTAATTTATGactaaagaatttaattaaggaaattttttctccttcatgtaataaattatgttaaattacaCTCAATTATGCATaccatttatatattttatgacgACGACGCGACATAGCCTTAGCTACAGACGAGCAAATGTATGGAAAAAGAATATTGTTACACTTTACAGGAAATATTACCTGTCTAAAtgtattatgaaaattttctcacacacaaacaaacagtGTTAGACTGCTTTTTTaggattatttaaaaattaattttggagggtatttttatttaatgtctgtctgtttattaaatttaatttaaaatgataaaaaaaataaatttaaaaaattgaaaatattttttaatagaaaaaagcttaaagctttaaaaatttgaaaaaatataaattaagaaaattgaaatattttaattaataataaaaattaaaaataaaatttaattaaaaaataattttaattaaatttaaattaaataattactttttccttttaacatatgaattaaaaattaatttgtttttttacaaaaaaaaaaaatttttctttaaaatatgaattaaaaaatcttgaaattaaatatttaaaaaaaatcaaattaaaatttcaacgatcaaaatttatataaaaattgttttaaaaaaaattaatacctataaaaactttctaaaaataaatatttaaaaaaaaatcaaactaaaatttctaaaaaaaaattttttttttatgtaaaaatttttttaaaaaatttttttaatgtaaaaattaaaaaaaaaaatatttttaaaaatcaaaaatataataaacaagaattttaaaaaagcgcTCGAATAATTTCAATGAACCAACAAAATCACGATGCTCcgttcaagtttatttttcctaCGCGTGAAAAGAATTTCACGCCATgcggaagagaaaaaaaacgcaatgcaaaaataaaaatcgataatgATTAATAACTTGTCTACGCGCtccaataattattaaaatttttcataatcgCAACTTGTACCAACGCAACTTACTTCGTACTTCGAGTATGtgagtaaataataattataaatatgtaaatattttctgctCGCGATATGAGAGAGAAGAAAtgagttttttatgaaaaatgtctgTACAGATTTTACTAATGGCGTGTTTTTTTTCGGGACTCGAGAGTGTTCCTAGaataaaaagtgatttattatgttgtttttttttactgttacGAGTAGGTGTAATGAAAAGTGatgtagaaattttaaagaattttagggGGAGGAAGCCGTTTTACAGCTCATTACTTGACTTCATGTCAGGTTACatagaaaaattcttgattttaattttctttcatcttttgtaatttaataaaattttttgaacaaaattaaatttaaaaatatttttttgccatgaaaaaaataaaatttgaatttaattgtcTTTGAATCTCAGCACAATGCCAAGGAATATTGCCGCAATTATGGTCGCACTCCTCACCAGGATCCCGTCTTGCGCCAAAAAAACTGCACTTTTCATAGATGAGCAATTTTATGGTCGTTATGAAACATCATTTACTCCTAACTAGGCGTTAACcaattgaaataaatcatagttaatgttcaaaaaagtaaagcggaaacgcaaaaaatacattttttcgtagcaacacaaaaaaaaagaacataaaaatgttttctttactTCTTCGTCGGAGAGGAACATTCTAGATGATGATTAAGTGCAACAATGCATCTTATGCACGTTTTGTGCGAAAAACTGTGCTTATTATCTCCAGCAACGAACGAACGAGTTTGCAACATTTTCCAAAGTTGCCAAGATTTATGTATTCAAATTTGTTAACATCTGTTTTCTGGTTTAttatagacaatttttttgcttcatgtgttaaaaattttttgcattgctTTTGTCAATTCCCAgcaaaaatctataaattttatatttttagcctTGAAAAGTTGATCGtgaaccattttttttattttgcttagaTCCAAACGACACATTTTGTGATGCAGGAagttcttgcaaaaaaaaaaataaatcaacgcTTTCTCTCCAAAtacgaaaaaagagaaaaaaaaacataaaactaAGAATAGTTTCGCATACTTGTCGGTCCGGATTTATTGTTGCTGTTGGTATGGCAGGCAAAGTAAGTGACAATGCTGCAACTACACGAGAAATATTTATGTGATGTAATATAGAGGTCGTTAGTATTTAGACGTGAAcagaatttatgaatattattattgccatTATTTACTTCTTCATTCgcacttttgttgttttttcttcatgtGCGTTGGTATTCGCGCGACAAAAGTTAAACCATCGTCGAAGGCAATGACGACACTTACTCGAAACGAAGAGCAGAAGGGTATCGTATATTTAATAGAATGTTATTGCCAGGTAAGTgcgtattttttatgtttactaCACACTTACTTAGTTACGTTTCTGATGAAGTGAAAAAGAAAGTGCGTCGACTTTTGTTAAACTGGTATTACATATTTTGCTGCATGATGGGGAATTTCGATGGAAAAATACggaattgtaacaaaaattttaaatctgtttttttacaagttaaaagatttttttaatttattttttaattcatattaggtcattttaatttttagaaaaaaaatattgaaaacatttttttatttaatataaaatttttgaaaaattcatgaaaaacacttttttttagcaaaatatgtattaaaaaaattattcatttatttgattttaatttattatatttaatttttaaaattaaataaataaaaaaaatgaaataaatgaaatattttaatcttaaaataattaatttttaagaaattttaaaatataaatttttttatagatttaaatttttttttaaatgaaaatttaaaaactttaaaaaaaaaaaaaataatttttacaaaatgacaaaatttaaatatttatttttattttaaaaatattgagattttaaaatttaaaattattcttagaatatttcaagttaaaaatttagataaaaatatttccaaaatataagtgtcaaaaaattttgaaaaaatatttttttgaagaagaaaattttcaaaaataattaatttaaattttaaaatttttttgaaaaaaattggaaaaatttattgataaaatttttatttaggtttttttattttgcccctttaaattttatttatttattaaaattattattttttaaatttaaattaattaatttatttatacctaattaattaatttaatttaatttttcgaaattctacaaaaatcgttcaaaatgttaattttttgcctaCATCACGTAAGTTTCCTTAGTAATTTTACGATAGAACAATTTGTTTCGCACCATCTAATAAATATGTAACTACATAAAAACTCTTTGGAGAATAAAGTAAAGCAATAATACAATCAACGTTCATCGTACTTTACGTATTTTTGGCGCATTTTTAATGTGTGCGTATCAAAAATCCAGTCTTCCCATGTACAACTAAACAAAGAATAAGACGccaagacaacaacaaaaccgaCAAAGCTaaacaaaaactcataaaGTTTGTGTCGCTCTGGGACATTCGAATACGGATAAAGATCATCATCACCGcacacaaaataaactttttttttatcattgccACACGCCGCTCTATACGCCACAGACATTTACGTCGAATGAGTCTTTTGGGGCACATGAAATACTTATttgttgtattattatttgatgttACGATATGACAACGGGCGACAAATGATACGTGCTTCAAGTTgattatattttgttgttgttttttttttgcatatgatAAATATCTGTTTCATGCAAAAACGAATCACAAGAGACCCCAGAAGAATTTTAGTGGTGGTTGCCagacaaaacttttcaattctgCAAAAAGGAcgtccaaaaattttgttggaagCCCTTTGGCGCTTTCCCTTTCGTTTGTTcgttgcaaataaattttcaatcatcgATGAAgaggaatttttgaataaatcatGATAGAACGAAAATCTTATTATTTCGAAATTGAATGGATTTATTTCTATCGACACTTTTTCCAATGCCTTCGGGGGTATGAATGCAATTTTGCATATTATTTGAGTTTTGAAATCAATACTCGAGTGAGCACAAATGCTTTTATCTAACTTTGACGACTTTTAACTTCcagtaaattcaaattttcgttaaatattgCACAATAACAATGAGTGACTTCACTCGTTCGTTATCAGAATCAAGATAAGGAAAGCCTATCATGCAAAATACATTATTTACGAAAGATAAGACGCAGTCGTTACGGTGTTTTAACTGAGTTAAGTCGcgttttcattgattttttattaaaaaaaaatatttttttcagaaaaatatgaaatttttttaattttaaagaaaaaacttaaaaaaaactgtttaaaattgatgaaaaaaatatttttaatgaataaaaatactttaaaatagataaaagtgacatcaaatgatgaaaaaacattaattaatttttcaaaaatataaagagaGATAAGCTCGATATCTGTAGAATTTATCGTAAAGTAGTGacattatgtaaaaaatgacttttatttgagttactgacaaaaaataataaaaaagctcaaagttgttaaaaaaaagtgaaaaaaatggaaggaaTTCCTTTAAAAGAGTATCAAAGGTGTGTCCCTTTCGCAAGAAATTCCttatctaataaattttttgtcactttttttcagtACAAACGACGAACTTAAtgcttcgtcgtcgttgttgctgCAACAAAAATCACCGTATGCCGGTTCGACAACTCTTTCAACGCCAAGTaagtaaatttcaataaaaaacttaaaataaaaaatttaaaaaatttttttcctcagtaAAATCTCCTTCAAGGTCAAGTTTCCGCAAACGTCAAAGCTCGGTTTACATCAAGCGCAGTCGATGGTCGCGTTACAAGaatgcagcagcaacaacgctTCCCATCAGACTCAAGGATACGCCAGCGGATCAAATTCCAGTTGATGGCATTGGATGTTGTTCAAATACCTCATTTTTCTGGGccagaaaattcataaaacccGAAATTGAGGGGGAAGAAAGTTGTGTTCCGCATGCTGCCGTTGCTGATGGCGCGGAATTGAATGCCAAACGGTTGCTGGGAAAGTTTAAGGATAATTATCAGGGATATGGAAGTGAAAAGTGCTCAATGTTGAAGGTGGCGTTTCAGTTTTGTTCGACGCGAGTGATTATTGCGATGATTTTTCACGTATTAGCGGtgatttttgagattttgggaccggtaagtaatttttttagcacaaattttcgaaaaatttaagaaaaaaattagtttttgagcattttcagAAGATTTTCTACAAGAACTTGAGAATTCTTActaaaaatttgctcaaaaactaatttttgagAGAGTttctaatagaaaaaaaattaaatttttagaaaattttcataaaaatttgcttaaaaactaattttttgaaaatttctaataaaataataatgaaaatttgctcaaaaaaaattagatttttttaatgaaaattctcttaaatttgcttaaaaattagatttttttttgaaaattctctaaaactgctaaaaaaaatattttttcatttccagaccatttgtttgaaattatttttcgacgcCATTCATGACTATCCGTTCCTAGAGCTCCAAGAAGATCTCCTTTCCGAAAGTCAGGAAGTCCCAAAAGACGACGATGCCGAATTACTGACGATGCCAAAGGAATATCTCCTCATTTACGCTGTTCTCGGCTTCGGATTGTCCCTTCCGCTggcatttttcttcaaattcatgACGACCTCCTTCAACTTACGCACCGCAAATCGTCTTCGCACCGCCATTCTCGCCGCTATGTTCAAACAATCGCTCAAAACGCGTCTGAGCAACGACATTGCCGTGCACCAAATTATGACCTTTACCGCGGAAGATGGCGAATACATTTTCAACTTACTGGAACAAGGAACTTTAATAGTTGGAATCCTAATTGGTGTCATAATTGCTTCTGTGGCTTCCATTTTCCTGCTTGGATTTCCCGGAATATGGCCGTTGATCGTAATTTTCCcgctttttatcattttgacgTTCATGGCGAAGATTTCGACGCAGTACAATTTGCGAGCTGAGAGTGTAAACGCCGAAAAACTCACAATTGTCGAGGAATTACTCTCAAACTTTCGTAATGTAAAGCTTTTGGGcttcgataaatttattaagaccAAATTCGAGGACGCCCTTCATCGTCAATGTCGAATCCTGACGTGGAGTGAGATCTATACGCCTCGAATTTCGGGTCACGTGACCAGTGCGATGATTTTGGGCGGATTGTATCTCAATTGGTGCGATTTCATGATCGAGACACATATCGTCGAAGTGCtcgttttgataattttgtttgCGTATCTCGTGAAAATTTACGTAATTCAATTTTCGGAGGGCATTCAAGCGATTTTCGACGCTTGTGGCTGCTtggaaaaagtaaaagaagCATTTACGCTTGAAGCTTGCAGTCAATCCATTTCAAGGCCAAAAGATCGCGATCTCTTCGTTCTCATCGAAAATGCGCTTTTTATGTGGCCCCAAAAAgatgactttaaaattattcaacaagAAGCTTATCAAGGTCTACAAGTTCCTGAATTTCACGTCAGAAAGGGACAAATTGTGGGAGTAACAGGACCCACTAAATCCGGCAAAACTATGTTCGCGTATTCGATTCTTGGACAAACGATTAATAAACATGGCGAACTGCGATTACGTGGACTGATGGAATATTATCCGACGGAGCCTTTTTTGTTGAATGGAAGTTTGAAGGAAAATATCGTAATGGGCGCCGAATTTgacagtcaaaaatttttaaatgcaataaTCGAGACAAAATTGAACGTTGACGTTTTGACAACCGTTGGAGCTGAAGACTTGGACATCATGGCGATGGATTTGTCGCCGCAACAAGTACAGAGAGTCATTTTGGCACGAGCTTTGTACAGCAATGCTCATGGATTTGTGTTCGATGAGCCATTTAGGAA
The sequence above is drawn from the Culicoides brevitarsis isolate CSIRO-B50_1 chromosome 1, AGI_CSIRO_Cbre_v1, whole genome shotgun sequence genome and encodes:
- the LOC134827149 gene encoding uncharacterized protein LOC134827149 — its product is MEGIPLKEYQSTNDELNASSSLLLQQKSPYAGSTTLSTPIKSPSRSSFRKRQSSVYIKRSRWSRYKNAAATTLPIRLKDTPADQIPVDGIGCCSNTSFFWARKFIKPEIEGEESCVPHAAVADGAELNAKRLLGKFKDNYQGYGSEKCSMLKVAFQFCSTRVIIAMIFHVLAVIFEILGPTICLKLFFDAIHDYPFLELQEDLLSESQEVPKDDDAELLTMPKEYLLIYAVLGFGLSLPLAFFFKFMTTSFNLRTANRLRTAILAAMFKQSLKTRLSNDIAVHQIMTFTAEDGEYIFNLLEQGTLIVGILIGVIIASVASIFLLGFPGIWPLIVIFPLFIILTFMAKISTQYNLRAESVNAEKLTIVEELLSNFRNVKLLGFDKFIKTKFEDALHRQCRILTWSEIYTPRISGHVTSAMILGGLYLNWCDFMIETHIVEVLVLIILFAYLVKIYVIQFSEGIQAIFDACGCLEKVKEAFTLEACSQSISRPKDRDLFVLIENALFMWPQKDDFKIIQQEAYQGLQVPEFHVRKGQIVGVTGPTKSGKTMFAYSILGQTINKHGELRLRGLMEYYPTEPFLLNGSLKENIVMGAEFDSQKFLNAIIETKLNVDVLTTVGAEDLDIMAMDLSPQQVQRVILARALYSNAHGFVFDEPFRNVRKTPGLVKIVTNVLFKLQIQEKTVILISSYLDFLQVCQYIHFIDNGKVSVDTSTNGTYESFIEMPENYEMLHTEMTLEQANGFQEHFEGARLDGLEIKKRWRRDSTIDPIIYSPKYSPMSYWRILFLYLFLAVSSFGYFVLPFGFIEYHDYKDPWLAYVCIAIVFASILLDILTKIFYATACEIKAREHQIPLVEKLLRTSVNFLQTTHLSDITCMFMGTNLLDETAVFVSQMTGHIGMTFAMVMLGMANYWTSIAFAVHFIAMVGLCLKFRKSVGYYARCELETMEKVFQIGNNLIRGRGVIQTLNTEHYPNLFQKLLFHIEDNSTSIFLQKSLVYHTRFLNQILLWIHFMISCIIMIVTPPSKDMIFHQALGLFGLFSYSYYSDKFLDAILNVQRYVEKDRKMFEDLDRIESVSHETKGHKKPLILYRGVSVEANDLRFKIAVRQLFDMPLLEAEPGAKVGICGVGSNLFTSFLSKIITQTSGSLKLNDNSFAEYISTPSLLFGFVPYDPKMDGVTISQILDPDQLYVNNSYVQGALRKVRMWEYVSKLPLVLHEPINKLPRYRRQQLALAQCMVKKERTPKIIIVIEYPHPELMPVIEICLQNEISDNTVFIIGETDDQLKLCDGPFETNYLVSEQELKVLNE